Proteins found in one Aphelocoma coerulescens isolate FSJ_1873_10779 chromosome 27, UR_Acoe_1.0, whole genome shotgun sequence genomic segment:
- the LOC138099159 gene encoding LOW QUALITY PROTEIN: uncharacterized transmembrane protein DDB_G0289901-like (The sequence of the model RefSeq protein was modified relative to this genomic sequence to represent the inferred CDS: deleted 1 base in 1 codon): MSEPLGHPVEWEWQPNPGKSCLEGGRESSWLCQLPVPWKMPSHSSPWEAPPGGNVRLSGQTGAWRSLCSQTGAWRSLCSQTGAWRSLSGQTGAWRSLSGQTGAWCSQTGAWCSQTGAWRSLSGQTGAWRSLSSQTGAWRSLFGQTGAWRSLSSQTGTWRSLSGQTGAWCSQTGAWCSQTGAWCSQTGAWRSLCSQTGAWRSLSGQTGAWRSLSGQTGAWCSQTGAWRSLFGQTGAWRSLSSQTGAWCSQTGAWRSLCSQTGAWTSLSGQTGAWRSLSGQSGAWCSQTGAWRSLSGQTGAWRSLCSQTGAWRSLSGQTGAWRSLSGQTGAWRSLSGQTGAWRSLSGQTGAWRSLSGQTGAWCSQTGAWRSLCSQTGAWRSLCSQTGAWRSLFGQTGAWRSLFGQTGAWRSLSSLGRNLGAGPGPCQRAWRLPRDLSVPNILKYPGSCCLWGWLSSWGCPWQRGQEAAPWKSPCGSSGAGKRRDFAIPTHPGNLGTSWQGRELLLGKASVSQSSRSIWTTPSGTGWDLGCPEQGQGWG, from the exons ATGTCTGAGCCTCTGGGTCACCCTGTAGAATGGGAGTGGCagccaaatcctgggaaaagctgcttggagggaggcagggagagctcctggctgtgccagctccctgtgccctggAAAATGCCAAGtcacagcagcccctgggaagctCCTCCAGGAGGAAATGTGAGACTGTCTGGCCAAACTGGGGCCTGGAGGTCACTGTGCAGCCAAACTGGGGCCTGGAGGTCACTGTGCAGCCAAACTGGGGCCTGGAGGTCGCTGTCTGGCCAAACTGGGGCCTGGAGGTCACTGTCCGGCCAAACTGGGGCCTGGTGCAGCCAAACTGGGGCCTGGTGCAGCCAGACTGGGGCCTGGAGGTCGCTGTCTGGCCAAACTGGGGCCTGGAGGTCACTGTCCAGTCAAACTGGGGCCTGGAGGTCACTGTTTGGCCAAACTGGGGCCTGGAGGTCACTGTCCAGTCAAACTGGGACCTGGAGGTCACTGTCTGGCCAAACTGGGGCCTGGTGCAGCCAAACTGGGGCCTGGTGCAGCCAAACTGGGGCCTGGTGCAGCCAAACTGGGGCCTGGAGGTCACTGTGCAGTCAAACTGGGGCCTGGAGGTCACTGTCCGGCCAAACTGGGGCCTGGAGGTCACTGTCCGGCCAAACTGGGGCCTGGTGCAGCCAAACTGGGGCCTGGAGGTCACTGTTTGGCCAAACTGGGGCCTGGAGGTCGCTGTCCAGTCAAACTGGGGCCTGGTGCAGCCAAACTGGGGCCTGGAGGTCACTGTGCAGCCAAACTGGGGCCTGGACGTCACTGTCTGGCCAAACTGGGGCCTGGAGGTCACTGTCTGGCCAAAGTGGGGCCTGGTGCAGCCAAACTGGGGCCTGGAGGTCACTGTCCGGCCAAACTGGGGCCTGGAGGTCACTGTGCAGCCAAACTGGGGCCTGGAGGTCACTGTCCGGCCAAACTGGGGCCTGGAGGTCACTGTCCGGCCAAACTGGGGCCTGGAGGTCACTGTCTGGCCAAACTGGGGCCTGGAGGTCGCTGTCTGGCCAAACTGGGGCCTGGAGGTCACTGTCTGGCCAAACTGGGGCCTGGTGCAGCCAAACTGGGGCCTGGAGGTCACTGTGCAGCCAGACTGGGGCCTGGAGGTCACTGTGCAGCCAAACTGGGGCCTGGAGGTCACTGTTTGGCCAAACTGGGGCCTGGAGGTCACTGTTTGGCCAAACTGGGGCCTGGAGGTCACTGTCCAGCCTGGGAAGAAACCTGGGAGCAGGACCAGGGCCGTGCCAAAGGGCCTGGAGGCTTCCCCGGGATCTTTCTGTTCCAAATATCCTGAAATAC cccgggagctgctgcttgtgGGGCTGGCTcagctcctggggctgtccctggcaGCGAGGACAGGAGGCAGCTCCATGGAAAAGCCCCTGTGGCTCCTCTGGAGCCGGGAAAAGGAGGGATTTTGCcattcccacccatcctggAAACTTGGGAACgtcctggcagggcagggagctgctgcttggaaaagcctctgtgtcccagagctccaggagcatttggacaacaccctcagggacaggctgggatttggggtgtcctgagcagggccaggggtggggttga